Proteins found in one Kwoniella bestiolae CBS 10118 chromosome 1, complete sequence genomic segment:
- a CDS encoding mitochondrial 54S ribosomal protein uL23m, whose protein sequence is MSRILRRAFSTFPARAGPSSSSIPSTIFPSAPSVSSTIPQAVRRRRTEHPPSKTASPSPLSDSDLHYANTEKKFPYQLEKDYQSLLSCSEFPNSSGTDAELRATFLKGTAEWRSRIRGYAPRGKGARHDYLLGVMGGQRIPSESESTEDPLAASEGEGEGGGEEVVDPNSQIVGQRIYLPNIQIRLMRNHVKPGEEYDPHVATFRIPPSMTKNDLRSYLLAVYNLKVTFIRTDNYVGEVGRSRTGEVQRKSGSNHTYKRAVVGLDEPFHYPDDMDELYAQGLKNGVGDQLAQARDTWLQDNYSLRISEEMRKRAMFKYYRGTRWRSKTHANMGNTIREIMKRKQEREDKVSEEVKRRWSAVEQESLGGEGQPQAA, encoded by the exons ATGTCTCGCATCCTCCGACGAGCATTCTCAACCTTCCCCGCTCGAGCTGgcccctcctcctcttccatcccatctaccatcttcccctccgcCCCCTCAGTCTCATCTACGATCCCCCAAGCAGTCCGAAGGCGTCGCACAGAACACCCACCAAGTAAGACCGCCTCTCCCTCGCCCCTTTCAGACTCTGACTTGCACTACGCCAACACCGAGAAGAAGTTCCCATACCAGCTGGAAAAAGATTATCAATCCCTCTTATCCTGCTCTGAGTTCCCCAATTCCAGTGGGACCGATGCGGAACTTCGAGCGACCTTTCTGAAGGGGACTGCGGAGTGGAGATCGAGGATCCGAGGATATGCGCCCAGAGGTAAAGGCGCAAGACACGATTATCTGTTAGGTGTAATGGGCGGTCAGAGGATCCCCTCCGAATCGGAATCGACAGAAGATCCCTTGGCCGCCTctgaaggggaaggggaagggggaggggaagaagtggTTGACCCAAATAGTCAGATAGTCGGTCAACGGATCTACCTTCCCAATATCCAAATTCGACTGATGAGGAACCACGTCAAACCTGGAGAAGAGTACGATCCCCACGTCGCGACATTTCGTATCCCCCCGTCAATGACGAAGAACGATCTCAGATCATACCTTCTCGCAGTGTACAACCTCAAAGTCACATTTATAAGGACGGACAACTACGTAGGCGAAGTCGGTAGATCTAGGACGGGTGAGGTTCAAAGGAAGTCGGGGTCGAATCACACGTACAAGCGTGCTGTTGTCGGATTGGACGAGCCGTTCCATTATCCcgatgatatggatgaacTGTATGCCCAGGGATTGAAGAATGGCGTAGGGGATCAGTTGGCTCAGGCGAGGGATACGTGGTTGCAGGATAATTACAGTTTGAGGATAtcggaggagatgagaaagagagcCATGTTCAAGTATTATAGAGGTACCAGATGGAGGTCCAAGACTCATGCTaatatg GGTAACACGATTCGAGAGATCATGAAACGTAAgcaggagagagaagataaagtttcggaggaggtgaagaggcGTTGGTCAGCTGTCGAACAGGAATCTTTAGGTGGTGAGGGTCAACCTCAAGCAGCATAG